Proteins encoded together in one Pseudopipra pipra isolate bDixPip1 chromosome 23, bDixPip1.hap1, whole genome shotgun sequence window:
- the BACE1 gene encoding beta-secretase 1 isoform X1, translating to MAPAWPWLLLLLWLGVVRALPAPPRIRLPLRGGAAPPSGLRQRRAPLDAEPERAGSFVEMIDNLRGKSGQGYYVEMTVGSPPQKLNILVDTGSSNFAVGAAPHPFLRRYYQRQLSSTYRDLRKGVYVPYTQGKWEGELGTDLVTIPHGPNVTVRANIAAITESDKFFINGSNWEGILGLAYAEIARPDDSLEPFFDSLVKQTRVPNIFSLQLCGTGFSPNETEAVASVGGSMIIGGIDRSLYVGDIWYTPIRKEWYYEVIIVKLEVNGQDLNMDCKEYNYDKSIVDSGTTNLRLPKKVFEAAVKSIKTASSTEKFPDGFWLGEQLVCWQVGTTPWHIFPVLSLYLMGEATNQSFRITILPQQYLRPVEDVATSQDDCYKFAISQSSTGTVMGAVIMEGFYVVFDRARKRIGFAVSACHAVHDEFRTAAVDGPHLHSNMEDCGYNIPQTDESTLMTIAYVMAAICALFMLPLCLMVFQWRCFRCLRRDHDDFADDISLLK from the exons ATGGCGCCCGCCtggccctggctgctgctgctgctgtggctggggGTCGTGCGcgccctcccggccccgccgcgcatCCGGCTGCCGCTGCGGggcggagcggccccgccgTCGGGGCTCCGGCAGCGCCGGGCGCCGCTGGACGCCGAGCCCGAGCGCGCCGGCAGCTTCGTGGAGATGATCGACAACCTGCGGGGCAAGTCCGGGCAGGGGTACTACGTGGAGATGACGGTGGGCAGCCCCCCGCAGAAG CTGAACATCCTGGTGGACACAGGGAGCAGTAActttgctgtgggagctgcaccACACCCCTTCCTCCGGAGATACTACCAGCGGCAGCT GTCCAGCACCTACCGCGACCTGCGGAAGGGGGTGTATGTGCCCTACACCCAGGGCAAGTGGGAAGGGGAACTGGGCACTGACCTGGTCACCATCCCCCACGGCCCCAACGTCACCGTCAGAGCCAACATCGCTGCCATCACGGAGTCAGACAAATTCTTCATCAATGGCTCCAACTGGGAAGGGATCCTGGGGCTGGCGTACGCCGAGATTGCCCGG CCTGACGACAGCCTGGAGCCCTTCTTTGACTCCCTGGTGAAGCAGACACGGGTACCCAACATCTTCTCCCTGCAGCTGTGTGGGACGGGCTTCTCGCCCAACGAGACGGAGGCCGTGGCCTCGGTGGGAGGCAGCATG ATCATCGGTGGCATCGACCGCTCGCTGTACGTGGGGGACATCTGGTACACCCCCATCCGCAAGGAGTGGTACTACGAGGTCATCATTGTCAAGCTGGAGGTCAACGGTCAGGACCTGAACATGGACTGCAAAGAG TACAACTACGACAAGAGCATCGTGGACAGCGGGACCACCAACCTCAGGCTGCCAAAGAAGGTGTTTGAGGCTGCAGTGAAATCCATCAAAACAGCATCTTCG ACGGAGAAGTTCCCAGATGGCTTctggctgggggagcagctggTTTGCTGGCAGGTCGGCACCACCCCCTGGCACATCTTCCCGGTCCTGTCCCTCTACCTGATGGGGGAGGCCACCAACCAGTCCTTCCGGATCACCATCCTGCCCCAG caaTATCTGCGCCCGGtggaggacgtggccacctcTCAGGATGACTGCTACAAGTTTGCCATCTCCCAGTCCTCCACTGGCACCGTCATGGGCGCCGTGATCATGGAGGGCTTCTACGTGGTCTTCGACCGTGCCCGCAAGCGCATCGGCTTCGCTGTCAGCGCCTGCCACG cagtgcaCGACGAGTTCCGGACGGCGGCGGTGGACGGGCCTCACCTGCACTCCAACATGGAGGACTGCGGCTACAACATCCCGCAGACGGACGAGTCCACCCTGATGACCATCGCCTACGTCATGGCGGCCATCTGCGCCCTCTTCATGCTGCCCCTCTGCCTCATGGTGTTCCAGTGGCGCTGCTTCCGCTGCCTGCGCCGGGACCACGACGACTTTGCCGACGACATCTCCCTGCTGAAGTGA
- the RNF214 gene encoding RING finger protein 214 isoform X3 has translation MHINISKTDFKAADADVNTDQDIEKNLDKMMSERALLKERYQEVLDKQRQVENQLQVQLKQLQQRREEEMKNHQEILKAIQDVTIKREETKKKMEKEKKEFLQKEQDLKAEIEKLCEKGRRLLKEQEEKENKIASLIAEQSDEKQLWEMELDKLKNQHNEINRNILEETERAWKAEILSLESRKELLVLKLEEAEKEAELHLTYLNCACRSAPPTLETMRPKQEWEMRLNRIRMTKESVRDQFNDHIQMVRNGTKLSSLPQIPTPTLPPPPSETDFMLTAFQPNPSLAPRLPFPIGPVPVPMVMPSADPRALSFPLLNPAISRPNQPSPPLPASQGRNSPVVASLMGTHSPHMPPAASIPPPPGLGGVNVTPEFHRPQPADKLEKLLEKLLTRFPQCNKAQLTNILQQIKTARKTMAGLTMEQLNQLVAAKLAEQQEQAAAGAQPLGRIRAPMFSAPLPQISTPVFLPPAQVAYPGTASHTPAACKLCLMCQKLVQPGDLHPMACSHVLHKECIKFWAQTNTNDTCPFCPSLK, from the exons atgcatataaatatctcaaag ACCGACTTCAAGGCGGCCGATGCGGATGTGAACACGGATCAGGATATCGAGAAGAACTTG GACAAGATGATGTCTGAGCGGGCGTTGCTGAAGGAGCGCTACCAGGAGGTGTTGGACAAACAGAGGCAGGTGGAGAATCAGCTGCAGGTCCAGCTtaagcagctccagcagcggagggaagaggagatgaAGAACCACCAG GAGATCCTGAAAGCAATTCAGGACGTTACAATCAAGCGAGAAGAGACAAAGAAgaagatggagaaagaaaagaaagaattcctGCAGAAAGAGCAGGATCTGAAAGCTGAAATTGAGAAACTCtgtgagaaaggaagaag GTTgctgaaggagcaggaggagaaggaaaacaagattGCTTCTCTGATCGCGGAGCAGTCCGATGAGAA gcagctgtgggAGATGGAGCTGGACAAGCTGAAGAACCAGCACAATGAAATCAACAGGAACATTCTTGAGGAGACAGAACGGGCCTGGAAAGCAGAG ATCCTGTCCCTGGAGAGCcggaaggagctgctggtgttgAAACTagaagaagcagagaaagaagcAGAGCTACACCTCACCTACCTCAA TTGTGCTTGCAGGTCTGCACCACCCACGCTGGAGACGATGAGGCCAAAGCAGGAGTGGGAGATGAGGCTGAACAGGATACGAATGACCAAGGAAAGTGTCCGA GATCAATTCAACGACCACATCCAGATGGTGAGGAATGGCACAAagctgagcagcctcccacagATCCCGACTCCGACGCTGCCGCCTCCGCCCTCAGAA acaGATTTCATGCTGACGGCATTCCAGCCCAACCCATCCCTTGCTCCCCGGCTCCCCTTTCCCATCGGGCCCGTCCCCGTTCCCATGGTCATGCCGAGCGCCGATCCTCGGGcgctctccttccctctcctgaaCCCCGCCATCTCCAGGCCCAACCAGCCCTCCCCACCACTGCCTGCCTCCCAGGGGAGGAACAGCCCCGTGGTGGCATCGCTCATGGGCACGCACAGCCCTCACATGcctcccgccgcctccatccCTCCTCCGCCCGGCCTGGGCGGGGTGAACGTCACTCCCGAGTTCCACAGGCCCCAGCCGGCCGAcaagctggagaagctgctggagaagTTGTTGACTCGGTTCCCACAGTGCAACAA GGCCCAGCTCACCAACATCCTGCAGCAGATCAAGACAGCTCGGAAGACCATGGCCGGGCTGACCATGGAGCAGCTGAACCAGCTGGTAGCGGCCAAGCTGgcggagcagcaggagcaggcagcGGCCGGGGCACAG cccctcggCCGGATCAGGGCCCCCATGTTCTCTGCTCCGCTGCCTCAGATCAGCACCCCCGTGTTCCTGCCCCCGGCCCAGGTCGCTTACCCTGGAACAGCGTCACAC ACCCCAGCTGCCTGTAAGCTGTGTCTGATGTGCCAGAAGCTCGTGCAGCCCGGTGACCTTCACCCCATGGCCTGCTCGCACGTGCTGCACAAGGAG tgCATCAAATTCTGGGCGCAAACCAACACGAATGACACTTGCCCCTTTTGCCCAAGCCTCAAATGA
- the RNF214 gene encoding RING finger protein 214 isoform X1 — MALEQAQGDGPDPPRLCEPGPAAPPGSGTPLSAPESPGEPGPGAEPDPAAAPAGPAGGDGEPGAGGAEAAGQSGAAAEEPDEEEAAPARPSQNIAVQTDFKAADADVNTDQDIEKNLDKMMSERALLKERYQEVLDKQRQVENQLQVQLKQLQQRREEEMKNHQEILKAIQDVTIKREETKKKMEKEKKEFLQKEQDLKAEIEKLCEKGRRLLKEQEEKENKIASLIAEQSDEKQLWEMELDKLKNQHNEINRNILEETERAWKAEILSLESRKELLVLKLEEAEKEAELHLTYLNCACRSAPPTLETMRPKQEWEMRLNRIRMTKESVRDQFNDHIQMVRNGTKLSSLPQIPTPTLPPPPSETDFMLTAFQPNPSLAPRLPFPIGPVPVPMVMPSADPRALSFPLLNPAISRPNQPSPPLPASQGRNSPVVASLMGTHSPHMPPAASIPPPPGLGGVNVTPEFHRPQPADKLEKLLEKLLTRFPQCNKAQLTNILQQIKTARKTMAGLTMEQLNQLVAAKLAEQQEQAAAGAQPLGRIRAPMFSAPLPQISTPVFLPPAQVAYPGTASHTPAACKLCLMCQKLVQPGDLHPMACSHVLHKECIKFWAQTNTNDTCPFCPSLK, encoded by the exons ATGGCGCTGGAGCAGGCGCAGGGCGACGGCCCCGACCCGCCGCGCCTCTGcgagcccggccccgccgcgccgcccggcaG CGGGACCCCGCTCTCCGCCCCGGAGAGCCCCGGCgagcccggccccggcgcggaGCCGgaccccgcggccgcccctgccggccccgccggcGGCGATGGGGAGCCCGGGGCCGGCGGCGCGGAGGCCGCGGGGCAGAGCGGAGCGGCGGCCGAGGAGCCCGACGAGGAGGaggcggccccggcgcggccgTCGCAGAACATCGCGGTGCAG ACCGACTTCAAGGCGGCCGATGCGGATGTGAACACGGATCAGGATATCGAGAAGAACTTG GACAAGATGATGTCTGAGCGGGCGTTGCTGAAGGAGCGCTACCAGGAGGTGTTGGACAAACAGAGGCAGGTGGAGAATCAGCTGCAGGTCCAGCTtaagcagctccagcagcggagggaagaggagatgaAGAACCACCAG GAGATCCTGAAAGCAATTCAGGACGTTACAATCAAGCGAGAAGAGACAAAGAAgaagatggagaaagaaaagaaagaattcctGCAGAAAGAGCAGGATCTGAAAGCTGAAATTGAGAAACTCtgtgagaaaggaagaag GTTgctgaaggagcaggaggagaaggaaaacaagattGCTTCTCTGATCGCGGAGCAGTCCGATGAGAA gcagctgtgggAGATGGAGCTGGACAAGCTGAAGAACCAGCACAATGAAATCAACAGGAACATTCTTGAGGAGACAGAACGGGCCTGGAAAGCAGAG ATCCTGTCCCTGGAGAGCcggaaggagctgctggtgttgAAACTagaagaagcagagaaagaagcAGAGCTACACCTCACCTACCTCAA TTGTGCTTGCAGGTCTGCACCACCCACGCTGGAGACGATGAGGCCAAAGCAGGAGTGGGAGATGAGGCTGAACAGGATACGAATGACCAAGGAAAGTGTCCGA GATCAATTCAACGACCACATCCAGATGGTGAGGAATGGCACAAagctgagcagcctcccacagATCCCGACTCCGACGCTGCCGCCTCCGCCCTCAGAA acaGATTTCATGCTGACGGCATTCCAGCCCAACCCATCCCTTGCTCCCCGGCTCCCCTTTCCCATCGGGCCCGTCCCCGTTCCCATGGTCATGCCGAGCGCCGATCCTCGGGcgctctccttccctctcctgaaCCCCGCCATCTCCAGGCCCAACCAGCCCTCCCCACCACTGCCTGCCTCCCAGGGGAGGAACAGCCCCGTGGTGGCATCGCTCATGGGCACGCACAGCCCTCACATGcctcccgccgcctccatccCTCCTCCGCCCGGCCTGGGCGGGGTGAACGTCACTCCCGAGTTCCACAGGCCCCAGCCGGCCGAcaagctggagaagctgctggagaagTTGTTGACTCGGTTCCCACAGTGCAACAA GGCCCAGCTCACCAACATCCTGCAGCAGATCAAGACAGCTCGGAAGACCATGGCCGGGCTGACCATGGAGCAGCTGAACCAGCTGGTAGCGGCCAAGCTGgcggagcagcaggagcaggcagcGGCCGGGGCACAG cccctcggCCGGATCAGGGCCCCCATGTTCTCTGCTCCGCTGCCTCAGATCAGCACCCCCGTGTTCCTGCCCCCGGCCCAGGTCGCTTACCCTGGAACAGCGTCACAC ACCCCAGCTGCCTGTAAGCTGTGTCTGATGTGCCAGAAGCTCGTGCAGCCCGGTGACCTTCACCCCATGGCCTGCTCGCACGTGCTGCACAAGGAG tgCATCAAATTCTGGGCGCAAACCAACACGAATGACACTTGCCCCTTTTGCCCAAGCCTCAAATGA
- the BACE1 gene encoding beta-secretase 1 isoform X2 has protein sequence MAPAWPWLLLLLWLGVVRALPAPPRIRLPLRGGAAPPSGLRQRRAPLDAEPERAGSFVEMIDNLRGKSGQGYYVEMTVGSPPQKLNILVDTGSSNFAVGAAPHPFLRRYYQRQLSSTYRDLRKGVYVPYTQGKWEGELGTDLVTIPHGPNVTVRANIAAITESDKFFINGSNWEGILGLAYAEIARPDDSLEPFFDSLVKQTRVPNIFSLQLCGTGFSPNETEAVASVGGSMIIGGIDRSLYVGDIWYTPIRKEWYYEVIIVKLEVNGQDLNMDCKEYNYDKSIVDSGTTNLRLPKKVFEAAVKSIKTASSTEKFPDGFWLGEQLVCWQVGTTPWHIFPVLSLYLMGEATNQSFRITILPQQYLRPVEDVATSQDDCYKFAISQSSTGTVMGAVIMEGFYVVFDRARKRIGFAVSACHVHDEFRTAAVDGPHLHSNMEDCGYNIPQTDESTLMTIAYVMAAICALFMLPLCLMVFQWRCFRCLRRDHDDFADDISLLK, from the exons ATGGCGCCCGCCtggccctggctgctgctgctgctgtggctggggGTCGTGCGcgccctcccggccccgccgcgcatCCGGCTGCCGCTGCGGggcggagcggccccgccgTCGGGGCTCCGGCAGCGCCGGGCGCCGCTGGACGCCGAGCCCGAGCGCGCCGGCAGCTTCGTGGAGATGATCGACAACCTGCGGGGCAAGTCCGGGCAGGGGTACTACGTGGAGATGACGGTGGGCAGCCCCCCGCAGAAG CTGAACATCCTGGTGGACACAGGGAGCAGTAActttgctgtgggagctgcaccACACCCCTTCCTCCGGAGATACTACCAGCGGCAGCT GTCCAGCACCTACCGCGACCTGCGGAAGGGGGTGTATGTGCCCTACACCCAGGGCAAGTGGGAAGGGGAACTGGGCACTGACCTGGTCACCATCCCCCACGGCCCCAACGTCACCGTCAGAGCCAACATCGCTGCCATCACGGAGTCAGACAAATTCTTCATCAATGGCTCCAACTGGGAAGGGATCCTGGGGCTGGCGTACGCCGAGATTGCCCGG CCTGACGACAGCCTGGAGCCCTTCTTTGACTCCCTGGTGAAGCAGACACGGGTACCCAACATCTTCTCCCTGCAGCTGTGTGGGACGGGCTTCTCGCCCAACGAGACGGAGGCCGTGGCCTCGGTGGGAGGCAGCATG ATCATCGGTGGCATCGACCGCTCGCTGTACGTGGGGGACATCTGGTACACCCCCATCCGCAAGGAGTGGTACTACGAGGTCATCATTGTCAAGCTGGAGGTCAACGGTCAGGACCTGAACATGGACTGCAAAGAG TACAACTACGACAAGAGCATCGTGGACAGCGGGACCACCAACCTCAGGCTGCCAAAGAAGGTGTTTGAGGCTGCAGTGAAATCCATCAAAACAGCATCTTCG ACGGAGAAGTTCCCAGATGGCTTctggctgggggagcagctggTTTGCTGGCAGGTCGGCACCACCCCCTGGCACATCTTCCCGGTCCTGTCCCTCTACCTGATGGGGGAGGCCACCAACCAGTCCTTCCGGATCACCATCCTGCCCCAG caaTATCTGCGCCCGGtggaggacgtggccacctcTCAGGATGACTGCTACAAGTTTGCCATCTCCCAGTCCTCCACTGGCACCGTCATGGGCGCCGTGATCATGGAGGGCTTCTACGTGGTCTTCGACCGTGCCCGCAAGCGCATCGGCTTCGCTGTCAGCGCCTGCCACG tgcaCGACGAGTTCCGGACGGCGGCGGTGGACGGGCCTCACCTGCACTCCAACATGGAGGACTGCGGCTACAACATCCCGCAGACGGACGAGTCCACCCTGATGACCATCGCCTACGTCATGGCGGCCATCTGCGCCCTCTTCATGCTGCCCCTCTGCCTCATGGTGTTCCAGTGGCGCTGCTTCCGCTGCCTGCGCCGGGACCACGACGACTTTGCCGACGACATCTCCCTGCTGAAGTGA
- the RNF214 gene encoding RING finger protein 214 isoform X2, which translates to MALEQAQGDGPDPPRLCEPGPAAPPGSGTPLSAPESPGEPGPGAEPDPAAAPAGPAGGDGEPGAGGAEAAGQSGAAAEEPDEEEAAPARPSQNIAVQTDFKAADADVNTDQDIEKNLDKMMSERALLKERYQEVLDKQRQVENQLQVQLKQLQQRREEEMKNHQEILKAIQDVTIKREETKKKMEKEKKEFLQKEQDLKAEIEKLCEKGRRLLKEQEEKENKIASLIAEQSDEKQLWEMELDKLKNQHNEINRNILEETERAWKAEILSLESRKELLVLKLEEAEKEAELHLTYLKSAPPTLETMRPKQEWEMRLNRIRMTKESVRDQFNDHIQMVRNGTKLSSLPQIPTPTLPPPPSETDFMLTAFQPNPSLAPRLPFPIGPVPVPMVMPSADPRALSFPLLNPAISRPNQPSPPLPASQGRNSPVVASLMGTHSPHMPPAASIPPPPGLGGVNVTPEFHRPQPADKLEKLLEKLLTRFPQCNKAQLTNILQQIKTARKTMAGLTMEQLNQLVAAKLAEQQEQAAAGAQPLGRIRAPMFSAPLPQISTPVFLPPAQVAYPGTASHTPAACKLCLMCQKLVQPGDLHPMACSHVLHKECIKFWAQTNTNDTCPFCPSLK; encoded by the exons ATGGCGCTGGAGCAGGCGCAGGGCGACGGCCCCGACCCGCCGCGCCTCTGcgagcccggccccgccgcgccgcccggcaG CGGGACCCCGCTCTCCGCCCCGGAGAGCCCCGGCgagcccggccccggcgcggaGCCGgaccccgcggccgcccctgccggccccgccggcGGCGATGGGGAGCCCGGGGCCGGCGGCGCGGAGGCCGCGGGGCAGAGCGGAGCGGCGGCCGAGGAGCCCGACGAGGAGGaggcggccccggcgcggccgTCGCAGAACATCGCGGTGCAG ACCGACTTCAAGGCGGCCGATGCGGATGTGAACACGGATCAGGATATCGAGAAGAACTTG GACAAGATGATGTCTGAGCGGGCGTTGCTGAAGGAGCGCTACCAGGAGGTGTTGGACAAACAGAGGCAGGTGGAGAATCAGCTGCAGGTCCAGCTtaagcagctccagcagcggagggaagaggagatgaAGAACCACCAG GAGATCCTGAAAGCAATTCAGGACGTTACAATCAAGCGAGAAGAGACAAAGAAgaagatggagaaagaaaagaaagaattcctGCAGAAAGAGCAGGATCTGAAAGCTGAAATTGAGAAACTCtgtgagaaaggaagaag GTTgctgaaggagcaggaggagaaggaaaacaagattGCTTCTCTGATCGCGGAGCAGTCCGATGAGAA gcagctgtgggAGATGGAGCTGGACAAGCTGAAGAACCAGCACAATGAAATCAACAGGAACATTCTTGAGGAGACAGAACGGGCCTGGAAAGCAGAG ATCCTGTCCCTGGAGAGCcggaaggagctgctggtgttgAAACTagaagaagcagagaaagaagcAGAGCTACACCTCACCTACCTCAA GTCTGCACCACCCACGCTGGAGACGATGAGGCCAAAGCAGGAGTGGGAGATGAGGCTGAACAGGATACGAATGACCAAGGAAAGTGTCCGA GATCAATTCAACGACCACATCCAGATGGTGAGGAATGGCACAAagctgagcagcctcccacagATCCCGACTCCGACGCTGCCGCCTCCGCCCTCAGAA acaGATTTCATGCTGACGGCATTCCAGCCCAACCCATCCCTTGCTCCCCGGCTCCCCTTTCCCATCGGGCCCGTCCCCGTTCCCATGGTCATGCCGAGCGCCGATCCTCGGGcgctctccttccctctcctgaaCCCCGCCATCTCCAGGCCCAACCAGCCCTCCCCACCACTGCCTGCCTCCCAGGGGAGGAACAGCCCCGTGGTGGCATCGCTCATGGGCACGCACAGCCCTCACATGcctcccgccgcctccatccCTCCTCCGCCCGGCCTGGGCGGGGTGAACGTCACTCCCGAGTTCCACAGGCCCCAGCCGGCCGAcaagctggagaagctgctggagaagTTGTTGACTCGGTTCCCACAGTGCAACAA GGCCCAGCTCACCAACATCCTGCAGCAGATCAAGACAGCTCGGAAGACCATGGCCGGGCTGACCATGGAGCAGCTGAACCAGCTGGTAGCGGCCAAGCTGgcggagcagcaggagcaggcagcGGCCGGGGCACAG cccctcggCCGGATCAGGGCCCCCATGTTCTCTGCTCCGCTGCCTCAGATCAGCACCCCCGTGTTCCTGCCCCCGGCCCAGGTCGCTTACCCTGGAACAGCGTCACAC ACCCCAGCTGCCTGTAAGCTGTGTCTGATGTGCCAGAAGCTCGTGCAGCCCGGTGACCTTCACCCCATGGCCTGCTCGCACGTGCTGCACAAGGAG tgCATCAAATTCTGGGCGCAAACCAACACGAATGACACTTGCCCCTTTTGCCCAAGCCTCAAATGA